A single region of the Thermotoga profunda AZM34c06 genome encodes:
- a CDS encoding LeuA family protein, which produces MHFDELEGCKPFVLKDSWVSPLNFHPEVRSKMHLPDKVLIHDVTLRDGEQMAGVVFTEDEKVFIAQELDRIGVQMIEIGTPAVSEEDQRAFKRLSKMNLKAKKIALARIMEEDVKLAAECGADGLFYETGINPYFVKHVLGLDSKEFINKIIKGAKLAKEFGLFVEFCGWDTFRINNLEWIKTVYTELLKNVEIDQIGISDTFGQAHPFTVNFLVRKMKEWFPSVPLAIHVHNDYGLATATALMAVASGAEAVETSFNCLGERTGNASTEEVIAGLEMILGLETGIDCTELWKISRLIQEISKVHVAPNKPIVGEKIFYSESGIVIDANEKMSKGTGIDYSMFPYNPKFFGRELKYVGGKKSGRAFIKLYLQKKGLKATDAQIEEILMRVKKQSIVLKNHLDDDQIDKIIKLVLE; this is translated from the coding sequence ATGCATTTTGATGAGTTAGAAGGTTGTAAGCCGTTTGTTCTAAAGGACAGTTGGGTTTCACCTTTGAATTTTCATCCAGAGGTACGCTCGAAGATGCATCTACCAGATAAGGTTTTGATCCATGATGTAACTCTCAGAGATGGCGAACAGATGGCAGGTGTTGTGTTCACAGAAGACGAAAAGGTTTTCATAGCTCAAGAACTCGATAGAATCGGCGTTCAGATGATTGAGATAGGAACACCTGCAGTTTCTGAAGAAGATCAAAGGGCATTCAAAAGGCTGTCGAAAATGAATCTCAAGGCAAAAAAAATAGCCCTTGCAAGAATCATGGAAGAAGATGTAAAACTTGCCGCAGAGTGTGGTGCTGATGGCCTATTCTATGAAACCGGTATCAATCCGTATTTTGTGAAACATGTTTTAGGTCTTGATTCAAAAGAATTCATCAACAAAATTATTAAAGGGGCAAAACTTGCAAAAGAATTTGGGTTGTTTGTTGAGTTTTGTGGATGGGATACTTTCAGAATCAACAACCTTGAATGGATAAAGACAGTTTATACAGAACTTTTGAAAAATGTAGAGATTGACCAGATAGGTATATCTGATACATTTGGTCAGGCCCATCCTTTCACGGTGAATTTCTTAGTTAGAAAGATGAAAGAATGGTTTCCGAGTGTTCCCCTTGCCATACATGTGCACAACGATTATGGGCTGGCAACAGCCACAGCACTCATGGCGGTGGCATCCGGGGCAGAAGCAGTTGAAACGTCTTTTAATTGTCTTGGTGAAAGAACTGGTAATGCTTCAACGGAAGAAGTAATAGCTGGATTGGAAATGATTCTCGGTTTAGAGACAGGCATTGATTGTACAGAACTTTGGAAGATTTCAAGACTTATTCAAGAGATATCAAAAGTACACGTTGCACCAAATAAACCGATTGTTGGTGAAAAGATATTCTACAGTGAGTCTGGCATAGTGATAGATGCAAACGAAAAAATGAGTAAGGGAACAGGTATTGATTATTCAATGTTTCCATATAATCCAAAGTTTTTTGGAAGGGAACTCAAATACGTGGGTGGTAAAAAAAGTGGCAGGGCTTTTATCAAACTCTATTTACAGAAAAAAGGTTTAAAAGCAACTGATGCGCAGATAGAGGAAATATTGATGAGGGTCAAAAAGCAGAGTATAGTACTCAAAAATCATTTGGATGACGACCAGATTGATAAGATCATTAAACTTGTCCTTGAGTGA
- a CDS encoding sodium:solute symporter family transporter, translating to MGTVAIFTVFFVIFGFVMVLVGWITRKWIGRSTDYLVAGRQINLLVNILGVAAIGYAGTTLTLAPAFTLMGGLTKSIFMLGVAYSLTGIISYAFLIAPVARRTGAHTLPEWLEIRYDRKVRFVITLVTVVAMLGITANNILSMATIITGFTKWSIPSTILLTFLIFLFFTILGGMWAVTLTDFIQGVLCTFAIPVLIVFLLIKYGGASFLTQNWPTGSVWANGISGKTFPWFSMFYPSVLVAFFLYGMALVWGSNSYWIRVSSVRSERVAKLSYLWAAVILFLANGFMYPLLGAYVGAAHPEMFAPRGTAAPAAAFGIFLRDTPSVLAAYFLLTTMAASVSTATTYYMAGSSVIVRDIYQRFFRPNAKSEQLVKPSMIVNALFGLAALLLCFFPGGPVYLFAFSTAWLAPTAVIVILGLYTKKFSTTGAFVGGLVGLIFMSVWTLLDLTKIYPLTNKFGHMVIPGVVVSIGAALIANFFGKSKYDFAVQKRSNLTDEEIKVLDLIRKGYNTMAEITDLLDIDSSKSSELVLSLEKAGAIERVSSGGSGFYMFKITDFGRTLPTKIKSNEILEGVDDVGIKILEHVHGKSGILADELSKETGLNSMALATVINSLVRRGYLKEGGIWRRTVSITEKGNELLSKYSRR from the coding sequence ATGGGTACTGTTGCCATTTTTACAGTGTTCTTTGTCATCTTTGGTTTTGTGATGGTTCTGGTTGGATGGATAACCAGAAAATGGATTGGAAGAAGTACGGATTATCTAGTAGCAGGAAGACAAATCAATCTCTTGGTGAATATCTTGGGTGTCGCTGCGATAGGTTATGCGGGGACCACATTGACTCTTGCGCCTGCTTTCACGTTGATGGGTGGTCTTACAAAAAGTATATTCATGTTGGGCGTTGCTTATTCATTAACAGGAATCATATCCTACGCCTTTTTGATAGCACCAGTAGCAAGAAGAACAGGAGCACATACACTACCAGAATGGCTCGAAATAAGATATGACAGAAAAGTTAGATTTGTTATAACACTTGTTACAGTAGTTGCTATGCTTGGTATAACAGCAAATAATATTCTCTCTATGGCCACAATCATCACTGGATTTACAAAGTGGTCAATTCCGTCGACAATCTTACTCACATTCCTAATCTTCTTGTTCTTCACAATATTAGGTGGTATGTGGGCAGTAACCTTGACAGATTTTATACAAGGTGTGCTGTGTACATTTGCAATACCGGTTTTGATAGTATTTCTCCTTATCAAATATGGTGGAGCATCTTTTCTAACGCAGAATTGGCCTACTGGAAGTGTATGGGCAAATGGTATAAGTGGTAAAACTTTCCCCTGGTTTTCAATGTTCTATCCGAGCGTTCTTGTTGCGTTCTTTCTATATGGTATGGCACTGGTTTGGGGTTCCAACAGTTACTGGATTAGGGTGAGTTCAGTTAGAAGTGAAAGAGTTGCAAAGCTTTCATATCTGTGGGCTGCTGTGATATTGTTCCTTGCAAATGGATTTATGTATCCACTCCTTGGAGCTTATGTTGGTGCGGCTCATCCCGAGATGTTTGCACCACGTGGTACCGCTGCGCCGGCTGCTGCCTTTGGTATATTTCTGAGAGATACTCCATCTGTTCTTGCCGCTTATTTCTTACTCACGACTATGGCTGCCTCTGTTTCGACAGCAACTACTTATTACATGGCTGGGAGTTCTGTTATAGTTAGGGATATCTATCAAAGGTTTTTCAGACCAAATGCGAAATCAGAACAACTTGTAAAACCATCAATGATTGTGAATGCCTTATTTGGTCTTGCGGCTCTCTTGCTGTGTTTCTTTCCTGGTGGTCCAGTTTATCTGTTTGCATTTTCAACGGCATGGCTTGCACCAACAGCGGTGATCGTGATTCTTGGACTTTATACCAAAAAATTTTCAACAACAGGTGCATTTGTAGGAGGATTAGTTGGTTTGATATTCATGTCCGTTTGGACTTTGTTGGATTTAACAAAAATATATCCTCTGACAAATAAATTTGGACACATGGTAATTCCAGGTGTAGTTGTATCCATTGGAGCTGCCTTAATAGCTAATTTCTTTGGAAAATCAAAATATGATTTTGCAGTACAAAAGAGATCTAATCTAACCGATGAAGAGATCAAAGTTCTTGACTTAATAAGAAAAGGGTACAACACCATGGCTGAGATAACTGACTTGTTGGACATTGATTCATCCAAGAGTAGTGAATTAGTCCTATCGCTTGAAAAAGCAGGAGCAATAGAGAGAGTTTCAAGTGGTGGTTCAGGTTTCTATATGTTCAAGATAACAGATTTTGGTAGAACGTTGCCGACAAAAATCAAGAGCAATGAAATACTCGAAGGTGTTGATGATGTGGGAATCAAGATTCTTGAACATGTACATGGGAAATCAGGAATCTTGGCAGATGAGCTATCTAAAGAGACGGGACTGAATTCCATGGCACTGGCAACTGTAATAAACTCGCTTGTCAGGCGAGGCTATTTGAAAGAGGGTGGAATCTGGAGAAGAACGGTTTCTATTACCGAGAAAGGAAATGAATTACTCTCAAAATATTCAAGGAGATGA
- a CDS encoding cyclase family protein: MIPYGVRLIDLSETIVPNSPSEPWPAKITYLDHRAGSQEMRERFGVDPKDLVFSSGLGWSYEFIDAMTHTGTHLDAPWHFHPMSEGKISKTIDEIPLEWCFSDGVVLDMRHKNYGDFITIDDLEAELKRINYKIKPFDIVLIMTGADKRMGTKDYFLQPGMSREATLWLLKQGVKITGIDAYTWDRPFSNMSKDYQETKDGSYIWPAHFASIEKEYCHIEKLANLDKIPKPFGFKVSVFPIKIFKASAGWVRAVAIVED, from the coding sequence GTGATACCATATGGGGTAAGATTAATTGACTTAAGTGAAACCATAGTACCAAATTCTCCATCAGAACCATGGCCAGCCAAAATAACCTACCTTGATCACAGGGCGGGTTCCCAGGAGATGCGAGAACGTTTTGGTGTTGACCCAAAAGATCTTGTCTTTTCAAGTGGTTTAGGTTGGTCTTATGAATTCATCGATGCCATGACACATACTGGCACACATTTGGACGCTCCATGGCATTTTCATCCTATGAGTGAGGGTAAAATATCGAAAACTATTGACGAAATACCTCTGGAGTGGTGTTTTTCCGATGGTGTTGTTCTCGATATGCGTCATAAAAACTACGGTGATTTTATAACAATCGATGATCTTGAAGCTGAACTCAAGAGAATAAACTACAAAATAAAGCCATTTGATATAGTTCTGATAATGACCGGTGCAGACAAAAGAATGGGTACAAAGGATTATTTTCTTCAACCTGGTATGAGTAGAGAAGCAACTTTATGGTTGTTAAAACAAGGTGTGAAAATCACGGGTATTGATGCTTATACATGGGATAGACCATTTTCTAACATGTCAAAAGATTATCAGGAAACTAAGGATGGTTCTTATATTTGGCCTGCTCATTTTGCATCTATTGAAAAAGAATACTGCCACATAGAAAAGCTTGCAAACCTTGATAAGATTCCAAAACCTTTTGGTTTCAAAGTTTCAGTCTTCCCAATAAAGATATTCAAGGCGAGCGCTGGTTGGGTTCGCGCTGTGGCTATCGTTGAAGATTAA
- a CDS encoding GntR family transcriptional regulator, which translates to MEVYQKPPKVSESIAQQLKQEIIKGFYKPGERMKIMDLAKRFGVSQTSVREALKILEKSDLVTEFPRRGYIVTKIDLQELLDIWKIKEKLWSLAISWFVERANEEQIQRAKQYLRKFRDAYIGHDIDKAFEANFEFTDVILEGCGSKKLVSLLESIEDQAKRYRYLSLEYDDNLKISSQYFMEIAYALEARDSQKAAGLIADYIRFSADVIQRYYNDMLLKYKEKSRKNKIM; encoded by the coding sequence GTGGAAGTCTATCAAAAACCGCCAAAGGTTTCTGAAAGTATAGCACAGCAATTGAAACAAGAAATAATAAAAGGCTTTTACAAACCAGGTGAACGCATGAAGATAATGGATCTTGCTAAAAGATTTGGCGTCAGTCAGACTTCTGTAAGAGAAGCATTGAAGATTTTGGAAAAATCTGACCTTGTGACCGAATTTCCCCGCAGAGGCTATATTGTGACAAAAATCGATCTTCAAGAACTTTTAGATATATGGAAGATAAAAGAGAAACTATGGTCATTAGCGATATCATGGTTCGTCGAAAGAGCCAATGAAGAGCAAATTCAGAGAGCTAAACAATACTTGAGAAAATTTAGAGATGCTTATATAGGACACGATATTGACAAAGCGTTTGAAGCTAATTTCGAATTTACTGATGTGATTTTAGAAGGATGTGGGTCGAAAAAGCTCGTTTCATTACTTGAATCAATCGAAGATCAAGCGAAAAGATATAGATATCTGAGCCTGGAATACGACGATAACCTCAAGATTTCTTCACAATATTTCATGGAAATAGCTTATGCTTTAGAAGCAAGAGATTCGCAAAAGGCTGCTGGGCTTATAGCAGATTACATTCGTTTCAGCGCCGATGTTATCCAAAGATATTACAACGATATGCTGTTGAAATACAAAGAAAAATCAAGAAAGAATAAGATTATGTAA
- a CDS encoding response regulator, whose protein sequence is MANILVVDDERNVRTLIKRILEERDHSVVAVATAEEALVELRRQLFDLITLDLKLPGISGIELLKRMKQEGYEMPILVVSAITNAIPIVEAMKNGASDYLSKPFPAQDLVKKVEELLNREEITFEKLERRIEEKISQGKLDVAERMARELFSIHPSADSHFVYAMIMEKLGNTELAYKHLKAALALDPDHKKASKEILRYEKES, encoded by the coding sequence ATGGCTAATATTCTCGTGGTAGATGACGAAAGAAATGTGAGGACTCTGATAAAGAGAATTCTTGAAGAGCGAGACCATTCCGTCGTTGCTGTTGCGACTGCAGAAGAAGCTCTTGTAGAGCTTCGTCGGCAGTTATTCGATCTTATAACCTTAGATCTAAAATTGCCTGGCATATCTGGCATTGAACTATTAAAAAGGATGAAACAAGAAGGATATGAAATGCCAATTTTAGTTGTATCAGCAATAACTAACGCGATACCCATTGTCGAAGCAATGAAAAATGGAGCAAGTGACTACTTATCTAAACCATTTCCTGCCCAAGATCTTGTGAAGAAGGTTGAGGAACTTCTGAACAGAGAAGAAATAACCTTTGAAAAACTTGAAAGAAGAATTGAAGAAAAGATTTCCCAAGGAAAATTAGACGTTGCAGAACGCATGGCAAGAGAGTTGTTCTCGATTCATCCTTCTGCAGACTCACATTTTGTTTATGCGATGATAATGGAGAAATTGGGAAACACCGAGCTTGCATACAAACATTTAAAAGCAGCCCTTGCGTTAGATCCAGATCATAAAAAGGCAAGTAAGGAGATTCTGCGATATGAAAAAGAAAGCTGA
- a CDS encoding potassium channel family protein — MKKKAEGLYIIVVGCGKIGSIVASYMSASGNNVVVIDNREAAFDNLSEEFTGFKILGDATEIVHLRETKIERANVVLALTGDDNTNFMVSTVAKQYFGVKEVIARVNDPDNEDIFREFDIEVVSPTALVAEKIIQRVDAGGQS; from the coding sequence ATGAAAAAGAAAGCTGAAGGGCTTTATATAATTGTCGTTGGATGCGGAAAGATAGGATCTATAGTTGCGTCATACATGTCTGCTTCAGGTAACAACGTAGTTGTTATAGACAATAGAGAGGCAGCTTTTGATAATCTCTCAGAAGAATTCACGGGGTTCAAAATTCTGGGAGATGCGACAGAGATAGTCCATCTAAGAGAAACAAAAATTGAAAGGGCAAATGTCGTTCTTGCACTCACAGGTGACGATAACACCAATTTCATGGTTTCGACAGTTGCAAAGCAATACTTTGGTGTGAAAGAGGTCATAGCCCGAGTAAATGACCCAGATAATGAGGATATATTTAGAGAATTTGATATAGAAGTAGTTTCACCAACAGCCCTTGTGGCAGAAAAGATCATACAGAGAGTTGATGCGGGGGGACAGAGTTGA
- a CDS encoding NAD-binding protein, producing the protein MKIVIIGGYRIAYHLARSMISKGYHVYIVNRDPQVCQELAKKLSAIIINGDGSKKNILDQIEFSPNDIVVILTNTDRDSLIISQMIKKYYHVERIVTLVNDPENIDIFNRLGVKVAISPTSLLSQTIQSLLLVEEMEEFFPVEEGKLVFLRLEIPETSPSAGKKLRDINLPNECIIGGILRQNNVVIPRGETDLLPGDRVFIICEPKVQTQVIKHLVGE; encoded by the coding sequence TTGAAAATCGTTATAATAGGTGGATATCGTATCGCATATCATTTGGCTCGATCTATGATTTCTAAGGGGTATCATGTTTATATTGTCAACAGAGACCCACAGGTATGTCAAGAATTAGCTAAAAAACTCTCTGCGATCATAATCAACGGAGATGGGAGCAAGAAAAATATTCTCGATCAAATAGAGTTCTCACCAAATGATATAGTTGTCATACTCACAAATACCGATAGGGATAGTTTGATAATTTCACAAATGATCAAGAAGTATTATCATGTGGAGAGAATAGTCACACTGGTAAATGATCCAGAGAACATAGACATCTTCAACAGACTCGGAGTGAAAGTGGCGATCAGTCCAACTTCTTTGTTAAGCCAAACGATACAGAGCCTTCTGCTTGTTGAAGAAATGGAAGAATTCTTTCCAGTGGAAGAAGGTAAATTAGTTTTCTTAAGACTCGAGATACCTGAAACATCTCCTTCTGCTGGTAAGAAGCTCAGAGATATAAATCTTCCAAATGAATGTATCATCGGGGGTATTTTACGGCAGAACAATGTTGTGATACCAAGAGGCGAAACCGATTTGTTGCCAGGTGATCGTGTTTTCATCATATGTGAACCAAAAGTGCAAACGCAGGTGATAAAACACCTGGTAGGTGAGTAA
- a CDS encoding TrkH family potassium uptake protein produces the protein MPAFLLASGLSFVFSFILRTKHRSTKMDVITSKEGAVIVFFSWLFVIFLSALPYVFAKTLSLSRAIFEATSGWTTTGLTVISDVESIPKTILFWRSFTQFLGGAGFAIIVMGAIIGPTGLGLYQAEGRVDNIVPNIRYSARIIMLVYMAYAGVGTIALKIAGMNFFDALNHSLTALATGGFSTKNNSIGFFNNVGIEIVTMILMWLGATGFGIHYAFWQKNWQALKKNPEPKQMAFFTVISATIISIAGFGKIFSNVHESVRHSLFQVVSALTGTGFSTTDLRSWLGFPPGIFVLSILMLLGGCMDSTSGGIKQYRITVLLKALVLSVKKFTLPRNAVIQVEIWKGNNKRYLDDNLIREAFLVSSLYVISFIIGTVILILYGYRISEAVFEFASALAGVGLSIGITNYSMPDGVLWTLISGMFLGRLEFLVIIYAIGKILRDISSLQRQKAAM, from the coding sequence ATGCCTGCATTTTTATTGGCTTCGGGGCTTTCGTTTGTCTTTAGTTTTATTCTCCGAACCAAGCATCGCTCAACAAAGATGGACGTGATAACTTCAAAGGAAGGCGCTGTAATAGTCTTCTTTTCCTGGTTATTTGTCATCTTCTTATCGGCTTTGCCCTATGTCTTTGCAAAAACACTCAGTCTTTCTCGGGCTATTTTCGAAGCAACAAGTGGCTGGACAACGACAGGACTCACCGTGATTTCCGATGTAGAATCCATTCCAAAAACGATCCTTTTCTGGCGCAGTTTCACTCAGTTCCTTGGCGGAGCGGGATTTGCGATTATCGTAATGGGGGCAATAATTGGACCAACAGGACTTGGATTGTATCAAGCTGAAGGACGGGTAGACAATATAGTACCAAACATCAGATATTCAGCAAGAATTATCATGCTGGTTTATATGGCTTACGCTGGTGTTGGAACAATCGCCCTGAAAATAGCCGGTATGAACTTCTTCGATGCTTTAAATCACTCTCTAACTGCACTTGCCACAGGCGGATTCTCAACGAAAAACAACAGCATTGGTTTTTTCAATAACGTGGGTATTGAAATTGTCACAATGATTTTGATGTGGCTTGGAGCGACAGGGTTTGGTATTCATTATGCATTTTGGCAAAAAAACTGGCAAGCCTTGAAGAAAAACCCAGAACCAAAACAAATGGCTTTTTTCACTGTCATTTCAGCTACAATAATCTCCATCGCTGGTTTTGGAAAGATCTTTTCCAATGTTCATGAAAGTGTTAGGCACTCACTATTTCAAGTCGTTTCGGCGCTCACTGGAACGGGTTTTTCAACTACAGATCTTAGAAGCTGGCTTGGCTTTCCACCAGGAATATTTGTTCTGAGTATTCTCATGTTACTCGGTGGTTGTATGGATTCAACTTCAGGTGGTATAAAGCAATACAGAATAACCGTACTACTGAAAGCACTCGTTCTTTCAGTCAAGAAATTCACACTACCAAGGAATGCAGTGATTCAGGTTGAAATATGGAAAGGAAATAATAAAAGATACCTTGATGACAATTTGATCAGGGAAGCTTTTCTCGTATCAAGTCTTTATGTTATTTCTTTTATAATAGGTACTGTTATTCTAATCCTGTATGGCTATAGAATCTCTGAAGCTGTTTTTGAATTTGCTTCGGCACTCGCCGGTGTAGGGCTTTCAATCGGGATCACGAACTACTCGATGCCAGATGGTGTACTATGGACTCTAATAAGTGGCATGTTTCTTGGAAGGCTCGAATTTCTCGTGATTATCTATGCCATTGGCAAGATATTGAGAGATATTTCATCACTTCAAAGGCAAAAAGCTGCTATGTAA
- a CDS encoding outer membrane protein assembly factor BamB family protein has product MKTIVLILSMLAVVTFGQYLLVASNSNLELYDISIPLVPLRTASTQISNPVKAVYQADTIYVLCQSQIESYDFSLKKINNVNLGEKAFDMLVSDNIYVFSEYKMSVYRKDLIFQRSYTFAEKVSTVDFYGNYVLILHSNGKVVCYTKTMNKVWELSGPDPFLGIQVVDNYLFSWTKSRFYMMGFNEGYPVYEKEGNFGGNFNQVIKIRDSLLLLDSNGILRLVPLQSFRIVDTLSVNAKSISSYGDYVYATTKDGSIRIVNVLFSTMKLLHSFSSNVVFSKTLSIATKPKPIEQEKIQSVETPKIEKKQFETIGEFKLPLSVKTSCVVWKKNVYSTTMTGELVNFNMDTKKTSSLKVSFITTSDPVLMKDGTVIMSSWDKSVYLIRDKIAKLKTNANISLPASITPQGFVVADDDGLLLHFDSDGNEIWRFSVGNWLVCSPVVHERFGILTLDWLGILRLTDFSGNLVWAVYLEFSNNGTIALSQKNAFVVNNEKLYAVDLLTGKVLWTFSPDNSLANYIVCNDRSVFCYDQSGVLYSLDHSGKVIWTKKFDELCSVILTESSRILVFTKKEIILLDRDSKTIDTQPITYPPTAHPVMSEDGTIYIISNDKLILYSVDDRPAEWAMYLKDQLHSSFLPLK; this is encoded by the coding sequence ATGAAAACAATTGTTCTGATTCTATCTATGTTAGCAGTTGTAACCTTTGGCCAGTATTTATTGGTCGCAAGTAATTCAAATCTTGAACTTTACGATATTTCAATACCACTTGTTCCACTAAGAACTGCTTCTACTCAAATAAGTAATCCCGTCAAAGCGGTTTATCAAGCAGACACAATCTATGTTCTATGCCAATCTCAGATAGAATCTTATGATTTTTCTCTTAAGAAAATTAATAATGTCAATTTAGGAGAAAAGGCTTTTGACATGTTGGTGTCTGACAATATATATGTCTTTTCCGAATACAAGATGTCAGTATATAGGAAAGATCTAATCTTTCAGCGTAGTTACACATTTGCTGAAAAGGTCTCCACGGTTGATTTTTATGGAAATTATGTTCTCATACTACATTCAAATGGTAAGGTAGTGTGTTACACAAAGACCATGAACAAAGTATGGGAATTATCTGGTCCTGACCCTTTTTTGGGTATTCAAGTTGTAGATAACTATCTTTTTTCATGGACCAAGAGCAGATTTTATATGATGGGTTTCAACGAGGGGTACCCAGTTTATGAAAAAGAAGGTAATTTTGGTGGCAACTTCAATCAAGTGATTAAGATAAGAGATAGCCTACTCCTATTGGATTCAAATGGGATTTTAAGATTAGTGCCCTTACAAAGCTTCAGAATTGTAGACACACTTAGTGTAAATGCCAAGTCTATCAGCTCCTATGGAGATTATGTCTATGCAACCACGAAGGATGGCAGTATAAGAATAGTAAACGTGTTGTTCTCTACTATGAAATTATTGCATAGTTTTTCATCAAATGTGGTTTTTTCAAAAACGTTGTCTATAGCAACAAAACCAAAACCAATTGAACAAGAAAAAATTCAATCTGTTGAAACTCCAAAAATTGAGAAGAAACAATTTGAGACGATTGGTGAATTTAAGCTTCCTTTGTCTGTAAAAACGTCATGTGTTGTTTGGAAAAAGAATGTTTATTCAACGACCATGACTGGTGAGCTGGTAAACTTTAACATGGATACCAAGAAAACCTCATCACTAAAGGTTTCTTTTATAACCACGAGTGACCCAGTTCTAATGAAAGATGGAACTGTAATAATGAGTTCTTGGGATAAAAGTGTTTACCTGATCAGGGACAAAATCGCCAAACTCAAGACCAATGCAAATATAAGCCTTCCAGCTTCGATCACACCGCAGGGATTTGTAGTCGCAGATGATGATGGTCTACTTTTACACTTTGATTCCGATGGAAATGAAATATGGAGATTTAGTGTAGGAAACTGGCTTGTGTGTTCTCCTGTAGTTCATGAAAGATTTGGGATTCTCACGCTTGATTGGCTTGGTATATTGAGACTGACAGATTTTTCGGGTAACCTGGTCTGGGCAGTCTATCTTGAGTTTTCTAATAATGGTACAATTGCTCTATCCCAGAAAAATGCGTTTGTTGTTAACAACGAGAAATTATACGCTGTCGATCTACTTACAGGAAAGGTGTTGTGGACGTTCTCGCCAGACAATTCACTTGCCAATTACATTGTGTGTAATGATAGATCTGTATTTTGTTATGATCAATCTGGGGTATTGTATTCTTTAGATCACTCAGGGAAGGTAATTTGGACAAAAAAATTTGACGAACTTTGCAGTGTTATTCTCACTGAGAGTAGTAGAATACTTGTCTTTACAAAAAAAGAAATCATATTACTCGATCGGGATTCTAAAACAATCGATACTCAGCCAATCACATATCCGCCGACTGCTCATCCGGTGATGTCGGAAGATGGAACAATCTACATCATATCGAATGATAAATTGATTTTGTATTCTGTTGATGATAGACCAGCAGAATGGGCAATGTATTTGAAAGATCAATTACATAGCAGCTTTTTGCCTTTGAAGTGA